The following are encoded in a window of Oligoflexus sp. genomic DNA:
- a CDS encoding response regulator, translating to MQRLLLIDDDPVFARIAAQASEAFGFTVQCIGSLQKLKHSALSDYDGYLIDYDLMDGTGEEVIQFLKSQQIDRPLAMISSTDLEEQKFETQEHYHYIFISKWQSTDDFMKKVKDLMGESVSENVS from the coding sequence ATGCAACGCCTTCTTCTTATCGACGATGATCCCGTATTCGCGCGTATAGCGGCCCAGGCATCCGAGGCCTTTGGTTTTACCGTTCAGTGCATCGGCAGCCTTCAGAAGCTCAAACACAGCGCTCTGAGCGACTACGATGGCTATTTGATCGACTATGACCTTATGGATGGCACGGGCGAGGAAGTTATCCAATTCCTGAAATCGCAGCAAATCGATCGACCTTTGGCCATGATCAGCAGCACGGATCTGGAAGAACAAAAATTTGAAACGCAGGAACACTATCACTACATATTTATTAGCAAGTGGCAGAGTACGGATGATTTCATGAAGAAAGTAAAGGATCTTATGGGCGAATCTGTCAGCGAAAATGTGA
- a CDS encoding Hpt domain-containing protein has translation MMNANDEKDEPVDPGSQSILNEDLLAQYREMDARMSKDRMLPRLFQVFEKNFPEYIAKLIEGLETQNPEQVNHFVHKMLGMSHNIGALRLSQILLHWEQTSLENKMRIDTHALDQIRNEFKIAESALEQYLEEWEH, from the coding sequence ATGATGAATGCAAACGACGAGAAAGACGAACCTGTGGATCCAGGCAGTCAGAGTATTCTGAATGAAGATTTGCTGGCTCAATATAGGGAAATGGATGCGAGGATGTCGAAAGATCGAATGCTTCCACGGCTGTTCCAGGTTTTTGAGAAGAACTTTCCTGAATACATCGCCAAGCTTATTGAAGGCCTGGAAACGCAAAACCCCGAACAGGTCAATCATTTCGTGCATAAAATGCTGGGGATGTCGCATAACATCGGAGCGCTCCGACTGTCTCAGATTCTGCTGCATTGGGAACAAACATCTCTGGAAAACAAAATGCGGATTGATACCCATGCGCTCGATCAGATACGGAACGAGTTCAAAATCGCGGAAAGTGCCCTCGAACAGTACCTTGAAGAGTGGGAACACTGA
- a CDS encoding response regulator codes for MKPLEKAAAGKALQQKSDRARIVLIDDDPVYGAVIRRWAELEKVNLDVYNSLDDLGFLGLLSKYDVVIVDYDLGELNGKDVADYMATLFNNKPMVMISLVDRSTEIMNCPSCVKAFMKKSAGYEKILNTALKLGLDKKSAY; via the coding sequence ATGAAGCCATTGGAAAAGGCGGCGGCAGGCAAGGCGCTCCAGCAGAAAAGCGACCGGGCAAGGATCGTTCTTATCGATGATGATCCCGTTTATGGTGCTGTCATAAGACGATGGGCGGAGCTGGAGAAAGTCAATCTTGATGTTTACAATTCCCTGGATGACCTTGGATTTCTAGGTCTTCTGTCCAAGTATGATGTCGTGATCGTCGATTACGATTTGGGGGAACTTAATGGCAAGGACGTCGCTGATTATATGGCGACTCTTTTCAATAATAAACCGATGGTGATGATCAGTCTTGTCGATCGCAGCACGGAGATCATGAATTGCCCGTCCTGCGTCAAGGCCTTTATGAAGAAGTCAGCGGGTTACGAAAAGATTCTCAATACGGCCTTGAAGCTGGGCTTGGATAAAAAGTCCGCGTACTGA
- a CDS encoding sigma-70 family RNA polymerase sigma factor encodes MNQTPAKSAMSFREIYEAHVGLVQFVLRSFRLSDEERDDLVQEVFLRLHQAKDRIDPLKIKGFLSITARNLAIDKVRQAQSRKTEAVGEDIGQLEGALWEQNTDRRAVIAVAGRFIEEVARQPGGECFGLFYKEGLSVRDIAERLGESTGTITSRLSRMRQKFKDDLAKKLDELDGI; translated from the coding sequence GTGAACCAGACCCCGGCTAAATCAGCCATGAGTTTTCGCGAGATTTATGAGGCCCATGTTGGCCTTGTCCAGTTCGTCCTGCGGTCCTTTCGTCTGAGCGACGAGGAACGCGACGATCTGGTTCAGGAAGTTTTTTTGCGTCTGCATCAGGCCAAGGATCGCATCGATCCCCTTAAAATTAAGGGTTTTTTATCCATCACGGCCCGCAACCTTGCGATTGACAAGGTGCGCCAGGCGCAAAGCCGCAAGACGGAGGCTGTTGGCGAGGATATTGGGCAATTGGAAGGGGCTCTTTGGGAACAAAACACCGACCGGCGTGCAGTAATTGCGGTCGCCGGGCGTTTTATAGAAGAGGTCGCCCGTCAACCAGGCGGCGAATGCTTTGGTTTGTTCTATAAGGAGGGGCTTTCTGTTCGGGATATTGCCGAGCGTTTGGGTGAAAGTACGGGTACAATCACCTCGCGCTTGAGTCGAATGCGCCAAAAGTTCAAGGACGACCTCGCCAAGAAGCTCGATGAACTCGATGGGATCTGA
- a CDS encoding leucyl aminopeptidase family protein: MAKTLSKVHHQIEQSSLANFDAQIWILWSRPGTKEWDPLFPEKMGQADRDIIQALAAREPHKPESGTVLCFDRTPLVRWVVAVAGEEMETFRWLGFARQIIKAVKEHGCKRILGDLTAVPMPYALRAADALTAAAKAFQFHFPKYTQKDAKKKEGDFTLDLLFAPDVNLDEAGRVTQHAEATGAANNQVRHLVMQAGNDLTPSTYAARLKKLAEQNELGYSFISQKKLESMGAGAFVAVAQGSAHEDAGIVKLSYEGNGKKGLKHLVLVGKGVTFDTGGHNIKSSQGMYGMHRDMAGSALAYSLVALAAKEKWPVRVTAFLAIAENAIGPHAYRQNDVITAMNGKTIEIIDTDAEGRMLLADTLHIASGEKPDLLLDFATLTGACVRALSTLYSGVFTNRQDLLPALMNAGRESGERVWPFPMDVDFAECLKSDIADIKQCRVSGGVDHIEASLFLKEFVGKDIPWIHMDLSAAENSGGLAHIETEVTGFGVRFVALFVRNYWGWSV, encoded by the coding sequence ATGGCCAAGACTCTGTCGAAAGTACACCATCAGATTGAACAGTCGTCCCTCGCGAACTTTGACGCCCAGATTTGGATCCTTTGGTCCAGGCCGGGCACCAAGGAATGGGATCCTCTTTTCCCGGAAAAAATGGGCCAGGCGGATCGCGACATCATCCAGGCGCTGGCTGCCCGTGAACCCCATAAGCCGGAAAGCGGCACGGTGCTTTGCTTTGATCGAACCCCGCTCGTGCGTTGGGTGGTCGCCGTCGCGGGCGAGGAGATGGAAACCTTCCGCTGGCTGGGATTTGCGCGGCAAATCATAAAAGCCGTGAAGGAACATGGCTGCAAACGGATTCTTGGTGATCTGACTGCGGTGCCGATGCCTTACGCCCTGCGAGCCGCCGATGCGCTGACGGCAGCTGCGAAAGCCTTTCAATTTCATTTTCCCAAGTATACGCAGAAGGATGCGAAGAAAAAGGAAGGGGACTTTACGCTCGACCTTTTATTTGCGCCTGACGTGAATCTGGATGAAGCGGGTCGCGTTACGCAGCATGCGGAAGCCACGGGCGCTGCGAACAATCAGGTTCGGCATCTTGTGATGCAGGCCGGCAATGATCTGACCCCTTCCACCTATGCCGCGCGTTTGAAAAAACTCGCCGAGCAGAATGAACTGGGCTACAGCTTCATCTCGCAAAAAAAGCTGGAAAGCATGGGCGCGGGAGCCTTCGTCGCGGTGGCGCAAGGGTCGGCGCATGAAGATGCCGGCATTGTGAAGCTCAGCTATGAAGGCAACGGAAAAAAAGGTCTCAAGCATCTTGTTCTGGTGGGAAAGGGTGTGACCTTTGATACCGGAGGCCACAATATAAAATCATCGCAGGGCATGTACGGCATGCATCGGGATATGGCGGGCTCGGCGCTGGCCTATAGCCTTGTAGCCCTGGCGGCCAAAGAAAAATGGCCCGTGCGCGTCACGGCGTTTTTGGCGATTGCGGAAAATGCGATAGGACCCCACGCCTATCGGCAGAATGATGTGATCACCGCCATGAATGGCAAGACCATTGAAATCATCGATACCGATGCCGAGGGACGGATGCTGCTGGCGGATACCCTTCATATCGCCTCCGGGGAAAAACCGGATCTCCTGCTCGACTTCGCCACGCTGACCGGAGCCTGTGTCCGGGCTTTGAGCACACTCTATTCCGGTGTCTTCACCAACCGGCAGGATTTGCTACCGGCTTTGATGAACGCGGGACGCGAATCGGGCGAACGCGTTTGGCCCTTTCCCATGGATGTGGATTTCGCCGAATGCCTGAAGTCCGACATCGCGGATATCAAGCAGTGCCGTGTAAGTGGTGGTGTCGATCATATTGAGGCCTCTTTGTTTTTGAAAGAATTCGTCGGCAAGGATATACCTTGGATTCATATGGATCTGTCGGCAGCGGAAAATAGCGGAGGTTTGGCCCATATCGAGACAGAAGTCACCGGCTTTGGCGTGCGGTTTGTGGCCCTTTTCGTCCGTAATTATTGGGGTTGGTCGGTCTGA
- a CDS encoding ATP-binding protein produces MERPIRSLKDELHQPAHQTEMPDMGCALDQKRSCCDGIGYRLKPMGSLTHAELCACVQNCQSCFGKNRKMVDGQSKPCRTPSPSRIVNFINSACLPARYSAARLDQFSNFTGNGREVVNRLSQWHREFDSDRPRGLILGGPVGVGKTYLLCALAKNFAFKGLSVRFIDFFQLLLELKAGYAQDKSDANLLNELIDVDILFIDELGKGRNSDWELSILDQLVMGRYNRNRIIVASTNYDLKPSTRVNYSTNLDERKPGSFELDRFESLEQRIGARIYSRLFETSEFIELTGEDFRKRALDEKLQNIRPQPAGPRRGPT; encoded by the coding sequence ATGGAGCGCCCCATCCGTTCGTTAAAAGATGAATTGCATCAGCCCGCGCATCAGACGGAAATGCCTGATATGGGCTGTGCTTTGGATCAAAAAAGAAGCTGCTGCGATGGCATTGGCTACCGGCTGAAACCCATGGGATCTCTGACCCACGCGGAACTCTGCGCCTGCGTCCAAAACTGCCAGAGCTGTTTTGGAAAAAACCGGAAGATGGTCGACGGCCAGTCCAAACCCTGCCGCACGCCTTCACCCTCGCGCATCGTGAACTTCATCAATAGCGCCTGCCTGCCCGCTCGCTACAGTGCGGCCCGGCTCGATCAATTCAGCAACTTCACCGGCAACGGCCGCGAGGTCGTGAACCGTCTTTCGCAGTGGCATCGCGAATTTGATTCCGATCGTCCGCGCGGCCTGATCCTCGGCGGCCCGGTGGGCGTCGGCAAAACCTATCTGCTCTGTGCCCTGGCCAAGAACTTCGCGTTCAAGGGCCTCAGCGTTCGCTTCATCGACTTCTTCCAGCTCCTTTTGGAATTGAAGGCCGGTTATGCCCAGGATAAAAGCGATGCCAATCTTCTGAATGAGCTGATCGACGTCGATATCCTTTTCATTGATGAACTCGGCAAGGGCCGTAACAGCGACTGGGAGCTGTCCATCCTCGATCAGCTGGTGATGGGCCGCTACAATCGAAATCGAATCATCGTGGCTTCGACCAACTACGATCTGAAGCCCAGCACGCGCGTGAACTATTCCACCAACCTGGATGAACGCAAGCCCGGAAGTTTCGAACTCGATCGCTTTGAAAGCCTGGAGCAGCGTATCGGCGCGCGTATTTATTCGCGGCTTTTCGAGACCTCGGAATTCATCGAACTGACCGGCGAGGATTTCCGCAAACGCGCCCTCGATGAAAAACTGCAGAATATAAGGCCGCAGCCGGCCGGCCCCCGTCGAGGTCCGACATGA
- a CDS encoding CopD family protein: protein MMEWYRSILAFHVIAIISWMAGILYLYRLLVYCAERRHEHPKVEDLLKTMTRRLWKAITLPAMIASWIAGLAMLHLNPGLFKLPWFHVKFASVILMTVSTLYAGKQVGVAQRGEAMPRGVFFRVMNEVPTLLMIVIVIMVIVRPWQ from the coding sequence ATGATGGAATGGTACCGTTCAATCCTCGCGTTTCATGTCATCGCCATCATCAGTTGGATGGCGGGCATACTCTATCTTTACCGGCTGCTGGTCTACTGCGCGGAACGCCGTCATGAGCACCCGAAAGTCGAAGACCTTCTGAAAACCATGACCCGGCGTCTCTGGAAGGCCATCACGCTGCCGGCGATGATAGCCTCGTGGATCGCGGGACTCGCCATGCTCCATCTGAACCCCGGACTTTTCAAACTGCCCTGGTTTCATGTGAAGTTCGCCTCGGTCATCCTTATGACCGTCAGTACGCTTTATGCGGGAAAACAGGTGGGCGTTGCGCAGCGCGGCGAAGCCATGCCGCGCGGTGTGTTCTTTCGTGTGATGAATGAAGTGCCGACGCTGCTCATGATCGTCATCGTGATCATGGTGATCGTCAGGCCCTGGCAGTAA
- a CDS encoding chemotaxis protein CheV → MQTQENKLEASLVILPFHVKSQGRDLRFFINVQKVAKVFAYKPLTPFLDPLGVISGLYDDNGIPIPVVDLRMLLTQQKLPPSLCSPDGSVHSNLERIIVCSIMGHLVGFLVDRTKKIERWQNIDLQPPIDLPGLNDDLVQGMLRDEQGFRYMINVEHILISSGLHQVETRSQTGQSLQGKRIILVEDSIFFRKMASQALRNQGAEVVEAHHGQDGLRLLLDDDRFDLGIVDIEMPFINGIEMVRRYKGEKPESKLPFLFHTSMSNEVLFKELEEEKLGRCLAKLSSEELLQTVRDMITARA, encoded by the coding sequence ATGCAGACCCAGGAAAACAAGCTTGAAGCCTCACTGGTCATCCTGCCTTTTCACGTGAAATCACAGGGCCGGGATCTGCGCTTCTTTATCAACGTGCAAAAAGTCGCCAAGGTCTTCGCCTATAAACCTCTGACGCCATTTCTGGATCCGCTGGGCGTGATCTCGGGCCTTTATGATGATAACGGCATTCCCATTCCGGTTGTGGACCTTCGCATGCTTTTGACTCAGCAGAAGCTGCCGCCGTCCCTCTGTAGTCCCGATGGGAGCGTTCATAGCAACCTGGAACGCATTATCGTCTGCAGCATCATGGGGCACCTTGTAGGTTTTCTGGTCGATCGCACCAAGAAGATCGAGCGCTGGCAAAATATCGACCTGCAGCCGCCGATTGATCTGCCCGGATTGAATGATGATCTGGTCCAGGGCATGCTGCGGGATGAGCAGGGATTCCGCTATATGATCAATGTCGAGCACATTCTGATCAGCTCGGGACTGCATCAGGTGGAAACCCGCTCGCAGACCGGACAAAGCCTGCAGGGCAAGCGTATCATCCTGGTGGAAGATTCCATCTTCTTTCGGAAAATGGCCTCGCAGGCGCTCCGCAATCAAGGGGCCGAGGTGGTGGAAGCTCATCACGGCCAGGACGGGCTGCGGCTGCTTTTGGATGATGACCGCTTCGACCTGGGCATCGTGGATATCGAAATGCCCTTCATCAACGGCATTGAAATGGTGCGACGCTATAAGGGTGAAAAGCCTGAATCGAAACTGCCCTTCCTCTTCCATACCTCGATGAGCAATGAGGTCCTTTTCAAGGAGCTGGAAGAGGAAAAGCTCGGCCGCTGCCTGGCCAAGCTCTCATCCGAAGAGCTGCTGCAAACCGTCCGGGATATGATTACTGCCAGGGCCTGA
- a CDS encoding chemotaxis protein CheW — translation MRTLHEIFAAQKRDKLGQAQQTLERHPFVSFSYGGGRYAISIQHVREVVEMQPINPYPVAPEEQMGIVNIRGRILPVVAPALRGSKCCEAADRLIIMEFDENQPFCLCVSQVSKVLLEPMEAEAGYTVNVGDQPILILDQSMIQVRPQEAL, via the coding sequence ATGCGGACGCTGCATGAAATCTTCGCGGCCCAGAAAAGGGATAAACTCGGACAGGCTCAGCAGACCCTGGAACGGCATCCCTTTGTCAGTTTTTCCTATGGCGGCGGCCGCTATGCGATCAGCATTCAGCATGTGCGCGAAGTCGTCGAAATGCAGCCCATCAATCCCTATCCCGTGGCTCCTGAAGAGCAAATGGGGATCGTGAACATTCGAGGCCGCATACTGCCGGTTGTGGCACCGGCCCTGCGCGGCAGCAAATGCTGTGAAGCCGCTGATCGACTGATTATTATGGAATTTGATGAGAATCAACCCTTCTGCCTCTGCGTGAGCCAGGTGAGCAAGGTGCTTTTGGAGCCCATGGAAGCGGAAGCCGGCTATACCGTGAATGTGGGTGATCAGCCGATTTTGATCCTGGATCAAAGCATGATTCAGGTTCGTCCGCAGGAGGCGCTGTGA